TCGCCACACAGACGAACGGACAGGCTGATCACGCACGAAGGAGGAACCCGTGACCGACCCGCACCGCCCGATACTCACCGCCGCCCAACGGGCCGATGACGCAATGGACTTGTTCAACCGCGCCTCGGCGAAGCTGCGGCGGGCGGTGCCGTTCCACTCGGCGGTGTGGACGGCGGCCGACCCGCAGACCGGCCTGATCACGGCGCCGATGCTGGTGGAGGACCTCGGCTCCGGGGGGAGCTGCGCCGCGTACTGGGAGAGCGAACTCCTGGAGGAGAACGTCCTGCCGTTCCACGAGCTGGCCCGGGCGACCGTACCGGCAGCCGGGCTGCGCGCGGCCACCGGCGACCTGCCCGCCCGCAGCACCCGCTTCCGGCGCCTCCTGCGCGATCAAGGCGTGTACGACGAACTCCGCGCCGTGCTGAGGATCGACGGCCGGCCATGGGGCCTGGTCAGCCTGTTCCGCACCACCACCGCGTTCCGCCCCGACGAGATCGCACTCCTCGCCGGCCTCTCCCGCCCGCTGGCCGGACGATTACGCGACCTGGCGCGCCCGCCCCGGTCCACACCACACACCGACGCACCCGCGCCCGGGCTGATCCTCTTCGACGAATCCGGCCGGGCCACATCGATCAACGACGAGGCACGCCATCACCTGGCACTACTGCCCGAAGGACCCTCGTCTCCTTCACCCCTGGGAGCCCAGCTGCCCATCTGGGTGATCGGCGTGGTCCTCCAGGCCCGCGCCATCGCCGACGGACGCGACCACGGCAACGCCCGGGTACGCATCCAAACCACCGAAGGCCGCTGGCTGGTCTGCCACGCCTCCAGCCTGACCGGCCCCGGCGGCACACCCGGACCGGTCGCCCTCGTCATCGAGCCGGCGACACCCGCCGACCTCGCGGTCCTCATCGCCGACGCCTACGCCCTCACACCACGCGAACTGCAGATCACCCAACTCCTCGCCCGCGGCATGACCACCACCGACATCGCCGCCACCCTGGTCATCTCACCCCACACCGTCCGCGACCACCTCAAATCCGTGTTCACCAAGGCAGGCGTCTCCAGCCGCGGCGAACTCGTCGCCCGCCTCTTCACCGACCACTACTGGCCCGCCCTGCCCACCCCCACACCCCTCCCACGCCCCGACCGGCCCCCCGCCCACGCACGGTTCCCCCACATCTGACATGCCGGCGGGAGCCGCCATACCGAAGAAGCCGAAGCAGGCCCCAACCGGTAACCGGAGGAACCGTCCGACCCGCGCCGGCGGCGAACAGGGCCGCCGGGAACGGACCGGGTACACGATCCCGCCGGAGTCGAACTGCGACACCTGTGAGGTGTAGTTCCGGATTGCCTCGGCCGTCTGCGCGGTGATGTCGCCCGCGGATGAGGCGACGCGCAGTGCCAGGAGGTGGTTGCTGTCGTGGCAACCTGTCCAGCCACCACATACACCGCGCCTCGCCTGACAGACGGTCAGGCTTGAGTGTGTGAGGGAGTGACCACAGCCGGCTATTGAACCCTCATGTCGGCCGCAGTGATCGAAACGCCTTGGCCGGTGGTGGGTGGGTGTGCTGTGCTTCCCCTGCGTCCTGCGCATGGGTAGCGATCGCGACCGTGGCGTTTGCCGAGAGAGTGAGGGAATCGATGGAGTTCGTGTCTCACAATCCCACCGAAGGTGTCTACGCAGCCACCGACGACTATGTGCATGCTTTGGAAGTGCGAGGTGCCGGACGGCTGCTGTTCGTCGCCGGCACTATGGGGCTCGACCCTGCCGGGAAGCCGGGGGCCGATCTGGAGGAGCAACTCGACCTCCTCTGGTCCAACATCCGGGCCATCCTCGCTTCGGCCGGCATGACCGTGGACAATATCGTGCGGCTGACCAGCTACCTGCGGGACTCCGCCTACGCCGAGGCGAACGCTGCCGCTCGAACGGCTGCCCTGGGTGGCAGGCGCGTCCCGACCACCGCGATCGTTGCCACGACCCTTGACAGCAACTGGCTGGTAGAGATTGAGGTCGTGGCCGCGGGGTGATCGATTTCGGCCATGTTCGGCGGCTGGCTGTTCGTCGCGGGTGGTGGCCGTCCCCGTCGGGGACCTCGGACTGCTGCGGGTGCAACGGGGAGTCCAACGGCTGCACCGTCGTGGTCGATCCTCTGAGGCACCACGCCTGGCACGACTTGGGCGACCGTGACGGCATGACGGCCTCAATCGCATCGCGGATCTCGTCGTCATTGCGGTGAACCCGCCACCGAATGCGGTCCACGATGCGGCCCGGCCGCCGCCGGACGGTTGGAGTCCGGTGGTTCTTCGATTCGTGAGGCCTGCAGCTTGCGTTGGACGGCAAGGACGACTGTCGGTGGTGGGGCGTGAGGCTTGGGGCGGCGGCGTCGGTTTCTGGTGCAGTGACGGCCTGTGTCGCCGACACTCGCGGACCGTCGGGTTCCGCTGGGGCGAAGCAGGTCGACGAAGACCCGGCCTGGGGCGTGTGGAGGAGCCGAACTCGGCACAAGCGCCGCCAAGTTTGCGATAGCTTCACAGCAAATGAATGGCTCGATCGAATCGAACTGAACCCGGGGGAACCAAGAGCAATGCGACGCGCCATCGTGATGGGCGGCAGCTTCGCCGGCCTCAACGCAGCACAGGCACTCAGCCAGCACGTTGAGGAGGTTGTCGTGCTGGAGCCAGACGACATCGGCGAGGACGGTCTCGGGGAACGCAGCCCTCACCGGACTCAACTGCACGCTCTGCTGGCCATGGGCCACACACAGATCGAGAGCCGCTTCCCCGGCATCACCCAGGAACTCGTGGAGGCAGGAGCCCGGCTGGGTCAGGGACGCGACGTTCAGTTCTACGTCGACGGCGTCTGCAGACCTCCCGTCGACGGCATCCAGATGCTCGGAGCCAGCCGCCCCTTCCTGGAAGCGGCGGTGCGCAGGCGGGTCCTCGCCCTGGGTAACGTCCGCCTGGTCCACGGACACGCGCGGGGTCTGACCTTCGACGGCGAACGCGTCTCCGGTGCGCGTTTCTCCGAAGCCGGCTCTCCGCACCCCGAGCAGATGCTTGACGCCGACCTGGTGGTCGACGCGATGGGGCGTTCGAGCAGGGTTGCAACGTGGCTTGAGGAGGCGGGCCGTGGGCGGGTGCCGACGGACCGCATGCGCGTCGACCTCGGCTACGCCACAGCGTCGTTCACACGGGGCGACGAACTCGGCAGCACGGTCATCGCCCACTCGGCCCCGGGCCCCGCCTCCAACTATCAGCCAGGGCTGACTGAGCCCGGAGCGCTCGCAGCAGTGGAGGGCGGCCGATGGAGTGTGGTTGTCGCGGGCTACGCCGATCAGAGGCCCACGGATGATGTCGAGGACTTCCTCGCACGCATGCGGCGCTGCGTGGGTCCCATCCGCACCGTGGCACAGGCGTGCTCCATGATCGGCAAGGTCGAGACGTTCAACTTCCGTGAGAGTCAGCGTCGTAACTACCACGGCTGTTCCCATCTCCCGGGCGGGCTCGTCGTCCTGGGCGACGCTCTCGCGTCGGTGAACCCCGTCTACGGGCAGGGGCTCACCCTTGCAGCACTGCAAGCACACTGCCTTGACCGCTACCTCGGCTCCGGAGCTGACCTCCACGAGCCTGCGACGGCGTACTTCCGGCGCGCCTCTGCTTTCGTCGATGCGGCCTGGCAGTTGTCGACGACGGCAGACCTTGCCCAGCCCCACGTTCTCGGCCCCTATCCGCCCGGCTACCGCCTGATGAAGTGGGCCGGCGACAAGATCACCGGTGCCTCCGTCACCGATCCCGAGATCAATGACCTCTTCATGAACGTCGTCCACATGAAGGTGCCTCCGCGGCAGCTGACCTCGCCTGCGGTGCTTCTGCGAGCCCTCCGAGTTGGCGGCAGGCGCGATGCGTAGCTGGAGCTCCACCCTCGACCGCGCTGCCGTCGACACACCGTCGCTGAGGGCCGACTTCAGTGAGCAGCGAAAGCGTGTCGCCGAACGCTCCCGCGCCGAGTACATGGCGGCCCGGCTTCTCCTTCCCACCTCGCTCCTCCCCGACGTCGTGGCGGTCGTTGCCTTCATGCACGACTCGGACGACCTACTGGACCGCGCGCTGCCCGGCGAGGGGATCAGCCGTCTCGCCAGCTGGGAGGAGCAAACGCGAGAGGCGTTGCAGAGTGGCGATTCGCCGGACTCGACATTGCGCTGCCTTGTCAGCGCATGCGGGCGCCATCCTGGGCTCCGAGACCGGGTGGAGAGCTTCCTCCGCGGAGCGGCCGTTGAAGCCTCCTGGGTGGGATTCGGCTCGGAGGCTGAGTACAAGGAGTACGTCGCTGCCTACTCGCTCCCCGCCTTCATGCTCTCTGCATGTCTCCTCAGGCAGGGCTCCGAGGACGCAGCAGCGTACGAGGGCCATTGCCATGAGCTCATCGATGCGATGCAGAGGATCGACTTCCTCAGCGACCTGGCCGAGGACGTGGCTTCGGGACGACTGGGCATCAGCCTCGAAACTCTCGACTGTCACGGTCTGGCACCGGAGGACCTCAAGCGGGGCCTGTCGCCTGATTCATCGGCGTTGGACCAGCTGGTTCGGCAGCAAGTCGAACGCGCTGAGGAATCCCTTGCGGCTGCACGTGGCCTGACAACCATGGTCAACCCGGACTGCGGACCATTCGTGTCGGCCCTCTTCGAGGTCCAGGAGCTGAGAGCCCACGCGGTTCGACGGGCCGGCGCCTTGGTCCTCGTCGCGCCGCCCGACATCTCCGGTCTGAGACTCGCTCGGCTGTTGATCAAGTACCTGGCGAAGGCGATATGGAAGCGTGCGGCTACGGCTGGCGGTCAGTGAGCGGGCTGCCGGAGCTGAGGGGCTGTTGTGTCCCGCTAGGGGTGCTTGGTGGGGCGGCTGTTTCGGCGGATCGCGGTGGCTCCTGAGTGCGGTCCGTGGGGTTCAATGCTGGTATGGGGAACGCGTTGTGGGACCGGCTCTCGATTGAGGTGCAGGCGGAGGTGGACAGCCTCGTTTCGGCTGGGCGGAGTGTGCAGGCCATCGCCGTGATGCGTGAGCGTGCCGATCTACCGACCCCGGGTCTGCACGAGTGTGTCGACCTGGTGGAGCAGCGATTCAGGGTGTTTCGGCAGGGGTCGGCGAGCTGGTGATGATGCCGTGCCCAGTGGTCATGCGCCGCGCCGGTTCGGGGTCGATGCGCGGCGCGGGTGAGCCGGCTTCTGGGGGGTGGTCGCGGCAGGTGACCTCGACGTCGATGCCCGGGCGGGCGCCGTGGTCGATGGCTTGGCGTGGTGGCCGGTGTCGGCCCAGGCTTTGGTGATGCGGGGGTGATCGGCGGCGATGCTCGAGAGCACGTGGATGCCGCCGGCGTTGTCGGCGACGCTCGTGGCTCGTCACGCAGCCCTGGCCGGGTGATCGCCGGTGTCAGTGATCGCGGCTACGGTCTTCGGTCATGGGGTTCTCGGGGTCTTTCATCGTGGCGCGAGCCAGTCGGCCGCTGACGGAGTTGGCGGCGATGCGGGCCTTGGACTATGTGCCGCTCTGGTGGGCACGTGATGGCGAGTGGCAGATCCTGCAAGCGTGCCCTGTCACGGATCCGGATCCTTCGATCATTCGCGAGACGCGCGCTTCTGTCCTGGTCGCTCATGTGGTGGACAGCGACTTTGCGACAGTTCAGGCAGTGAGTCCCGATGGCCAGTCATGGCAATGTGCTCTGTCCCCGGAGATGGCGCGGGATTACGGTCTGCCCGGTGAGTGGATCGGCAATTCGGCCGAAGTAGGAGAACGAGCTGCGGCCTGGGCTCGAGGGGCCGGCCTTCAGCCGGACCCGGTGGCGCTCAGGACTGCTCTGGTGGCTGAGTGTGCTCCGCTGGCAGAAGACTTGGTCTTCGCGCTCGTTCACGCCTTGGGGTTCCGGTTCCGTGAAGGGTTCGGCCTGGCACCGCCAGCCGTGTGATGGGCGGCGCCCGTTCGCAACCCGCGCCCTGCTGACTCGCCATCGGAAGTGCTCGGCCCAGTCGCACGACCTGCTGCTCGTCGGTTAGCAGACTGTCTCCAGGACCTGCGTGCTCGCGGTACGGCCGGCTGTGCCACGGCCGAGAAGGCTCCATGAAGCGGACCTCACGATCGCCACGTTCCCCAGCCACCTGGGCCCGGCATTGCTCCGTGGACAAGGCCATGAAGCCGGTCCGGCAGGAGGCTTCTCCTCGCTCGTCGAACCGTCCGGCGACGTTGACGAGGTGGAGCGGTCCCTCGTTCTCACAGTGGGACTCCGCCAGGGGGTTCAGCAACACGAACCCCGGCGAGGGGACACGAGAACGGCCCACCACGTGTATCAGGTGGGCCGCCCTCGGCCCCTCACGCGGGACCCGGATCGGAGATCTCGTGGGCCCTGCGCCGGCTCGAAGAACGTGCCGCCCGGCCGCCAGGTCGTCCTCCGCAGCTACGCCGACGACGACATGCTCCGCTGCCCGGTGGTTTCCGTGGCCCGATCTCCGCTGAAGGCTCCCGAGGACTTCCTCGTCGGCCGTTCCGTCGTATTCTCCACCGAGGTCCTCGCGGCCGGGGCCGCACCGTGCACGGCCGTCTCAGTGCTGCGCCGCCCCAGCCAGGGACAAGTCCCAGTACGCGGCGTACCGGCCGCCGCGTCGCAGCAACTCGTCGTGGCTGCCCTGTTCGACCACCCGCCCGGCGTCGAGGAAGGCGACGTGGTCGGCCCGGCGCACGGTGCCCATGCGGTGCGCCACCATCACCACGGTCCGGCCCGCCATCAGCTCCTCGATGCCGGCGTGCACGGCCGCCTCGTTGACCGGGTCCAGGGCCGAAGTGACCTCGTCGAGCAGCACGATCGGCGCGTCCTTCAGCAGCGCGCGGGCGATGGAGACGCGCTGCCGCTCGCCGCCCGACAGCAGCGCCCCGCCCTCGCCCACGTGCGCCGACCAGCCGCCGGGCAACCGCTCGATCACCTCGTCGAGACGGGCCGCGGAGGCCGCGGCCCGTACCTCGGCGTCGGTGGCGTCCGGGCGGCCGAGGCGCACGTTCTCCTCGATCGTGCCGTCGAAGAGGTAGACGTCCTGGAAGACGATGGCGATCCGCGCCATCAGCGCCGCGGTGTCCATCTCCCGTACGTCCACGCCACCGATCCGCACCACGCCCGCCTCGACGTCGTAGAAGCGGGCGAGCAGCTGCAGCAGCGTCGTCTTGCCCGCGCCCGACGGCCCGACGACGGCGAGCCGCCGGCCCTCGGGTACGGACAGCGTCACCCCGTCGGCGACCGCGCGTTCTCCGTGCCGGAAGGTGACCGCGTCGAACACGACGTCGTGACCGGCCGGTTCGCGCGGCTCGCGAGGCTCCGGCAGCGGCTTGGTGGCGAGGACGTCTTCGAGGCGGGTGAGTTCGGCGCGGGCGGCGCGGATGCCACCACTCATCTCGGCGAGGGACAGCAGCGGGTCGGCGCAGCGGGCGGCGAGTACGAGGACCGCAAGCACCTCGGCCGCGCCGGCGTGCCCGCCGAGGGCGAGGTACGCACCGAGTGCGAGCAGCGCGGTGAACACCGCCTGCACGGTGACCGCGAGACCCAGCACACCTGGCAGCGCCGAAATGGTGGAGCGATGCGAGGCGCGGCGCAGTTCCTTCAGGGAGTCGTCCAGCAAACCGAATCGCTCACCGGTGCGGCCGCCGGCGCGCAGCACCGGCTGGGCCTGGAGGTACTCGATGACGCGGCCGGTGGCCGCCCGCTCGCGTTCCACGCGCTCCGTGTCGGTCGCCGTCGTCGCGCGGGCCGCGCGCAGCTGAACCGCGGCCACCAACGGCACGGCGGCCAGGGCGGCAAGCCCCATCTGCCAGTTGAAGGCGAGCATCACGGCGACGATCGTCAGCGGCGTCACGCAGGCGGAGATGAACGGCGCCAGCAGGTGCGCGATCACGCCCATCGCCTGCAGCACGCCCTGGCTGGCGAGGACGGACACCTCGCCGGTGCGGCCGGGTTGATACCAGCCGACGGGCAACCGGGCGAGGTGCTCGCCGAGGCGCTCGTACATGCCGTGCAGCATCGTCGTGCCCACGCGGAATCCGGAGCGGTCGCTGACGTACCGCAGCACCGCATAGACCGCGACCGCCGCGCCGAAGGTGGCCAGCCAGGGCCGGGCGTCCTCGGGTGTGCTGCCGAACAGCGCGCGCAGCACCGGCACCAGCAGGGCGTACGACAGTCCCTCGACGAGGGCGGTCGCCGTCATCAGGGCGACCGTGCGGCGCACCGGCCCGGCGTACTCCTGGCCGAGCACACGCAGCAGTGTGCTGATCATCGGGCCTCTTCCCCTTCCGTCACACCGGCGTGGATCTTCCAGAACTCGGCGAACGCGCCGTTTCGCGCGAGGAGTTCCGCGGTCGTGCCCCGCTCCACGATCGCGCCGTCGCGCAGCATCACGACGGTGTCGGCGTCGGCGATCGTCTCCAAGCGGTGGGCGATGACCAGCGTCGTCCGCTTCTCCCGGGTCTGCGCCAGCGCCTCGCGCACTGCCTGCTCGGTCTGCGGGTCGGCGAAGGCGGTGGCTTCGTCGAGTACCAGGACGGGAGCGTCCGCGAGCAGGGCACGGGCGATCGAGACGCGCTGCGCCTCGCCGCCGGAGAGGCGGGCGTCCTCGCCGATCACCGAGTCGTAGCCGCGGGGCAGTTCGACAATCCGGTCGTGGATGCTCGCCAGGCGGGCGGCACGGACAACGGCGTCGCGGTCGGCTTGCGGGACCGCGAGGGCGATGTTGTCCGCGACCGAGGCGCGCAGCAGCCGGACGTCCTGGAAGACGAAGGACACCCGCCGGTACAGCTCCTGGCTGCCCACTTCACGCAGGTCGACGCCGCCGAGGAGCACGGAGCCGTGCGACGGGTCGTAGAACCGCGGCAGCAGCTGCACCAGCGTGGACTTGCCGCTGCCGGACGGCCCGACCACGGCCGTGGTCGTCCCCGGCTCCAGCACCAGGTCGATACCGCGCAGCACCTCGCGCCCAGCCGCGGCGTCCTCGCGCCCCGCGGCACCCTCGTACCCGAAGCGGACGTCCCGCAGCTCCACCCGGTGTCCCTGGGGCGCCACCGGCCGTACGGGCTCGGGCAGCGACGGCTCGGCGAGTACGTCCCGGATGCGGCCGACGGCGCGCCGCGCGGCCTGCAGGTCGTCGAAACCGTGCCCGAGCGCGGCCACGGGCGCGGTCAGGCCGAGGCCGAGAAGGATGAAGGGCAGCAGGTCCGCCGGGGCCAGCCCGCCCCCGGTGATCCGGTACGCGCCGCCGACCAGCACCGCCAGCAGCACGAACGGCGGCGACAGTGCCACCTGCATCCCGGCGGCGACCCCGGAAAGACCGCGCACCATCCGGTAGAAGCTCCGGGTGAAGTCGTCCACCGCGGTACGGAACCTGCCGTGCGCCCGCTCCGACCCGCCGAACGCCTTCACCACCGCGATGCCGTGCACGAACTCGACCACCGACGCCGAGATCCGCCCCATCGCGGCGTCGAACTCCTTCTGCTCGCGCAGCCGCGCAGGGGTCATCATCAGCGGCACCAACGCGACCGCCAGCAACACGGGGATCAGCGTGATCAGCGTCAGCCGCCAGTCCACGGTGAAGAGGTAGCCGAGCGAGACCAGCGGCACCACGAAGGCGGAGACCAGCTCGCCCGGCGTGTGCGCGATGAACGGGTGCACGGCGCTGACGTCCTCACCGACCAGCTTCGCCAGCTCCCCGTTGCGCCGCCGCGCCAGCCAGCCGATCGGTACCCGCCCGAGCCGCGCGGCGAGTTGCCGGCGCAGCGACAGCTGCACCCGGGTGTCGAGGAGGTGCCCGACGCCGGACGAAGCGGCCGTGAACAGCAGCCGTACGAGCAGGCCTGCCGCGCCCGCGATCACGACGTCGCGCACGTGCCCGTCGTCGGCCGGCCCCGACGCCAGCAGCGTACGGCCGAGCTCGACGACCGCGAGCAGCGGCGCCAGGCCGGCGACAGCGCCGATGACCTGCAGGACGACGACGGCGGCGAAGCTGCCCGCGTACGGGCGCAACAGACGAGCCACGCTCGGTGGTGGCGGCGCGGTGATTCCGGTGGAAGTCATGCGCTCACCTTCACCGCGCCCACGACCCGCTGGATTGGACAAATGTTCCGTCCGGGCGCTGCGTCGGGCAGGCCCGTAGCATGGACGCATGTCAACTGCCGTGCGCCAGCGCGTCTCTGCCCCCGCGTGGCAGGTCACGCGCCCTGTCCGGCCCAGCCGCGTACCCGGCGTCGTCCTGGCGGGGCTCCGCGACCGCGGCCCGGCTCCGGTCGACCACCGGCTCGACCCGCACCCCGTGCTGACGCTGGCGCTGCCATGCGGCGATGCGGCGCCGGGCATCGACGAGTCGACGGGGCGGCAGCACCGCGGCAGCCTTGTCACCGGGCTCGGGTTCGGCGCAGGCGGTGCGGCACGGGTACGGGCCGCGAACGTCGAGTGGATGCAGGTGCGCCTGTCCCCCGCCATCGCGCACGCCGTGTTGAGCGTGGGCCCTGCTGAGCTGGAGAGCTCCGTGGTGACCCTGGACGACCTGTGGGGAGAGCGGCGGGCAGCCCGGCTGCGCGAGCAGCTGGCCGAGGCCGCCTCGTGGGAGGAACGCTTCGCGCTCGTCGAAGCGATCCTCGCCCGGCTGTCCTCCGCGGGGCCCGCCATCGAGCCGGAGCTGGCCTGGGCCTGGGACCGCATCATCGCCAGACAGGGCCAGGTGCGGGTCGAGGGGCTGGCCGACGAGCTGGGCTGGAGCCGGAAACGCCTGTGGTCCCGCTTCCATGCGCAGCTCGGCATGCCGCCCAAGCGCGCTGTGAAGCTCGTCCGCTTCGACCGTGCCGCCACCCGCCTGGCCGGAGGCCAGGAGGTGGCCAGCGTCGCGGCCGACTGCGGCTACGCCGACCAGTCACATCTGCACCGGGACGTCCTGGCGTTCACCGGTGTGACCCCCGCAACCGTGGCCGGCGGGTCGCTCGTCGCAACGGCCGACATGGCGTGGATGGACCACGTGCCACGCCTCCCGGCGCGCTGGGGCGATGCCCCGGCCTCCCGCATGCGCTGCGGCGCATAACCCGGGAATGACCATCTCACTCCGGATGCGCCACCGCAGGTCAGTGCCCCTGGAGACCCCTTGCGGGCGAGCGCTCAAGTCACCGGAACCGAGAACCGCAAGATCTTGGTGACGGGCTCCATCGCCCACAAGAGACCGGACCTTGCCCGCGCCCTTTTCCCGTCCCCCAATCACACAAGGTGGGACACCGCGACTCTCCATGCATGGGCGATGCGTGAGGGGTCGGTGGAGCGCGAGCCATCAGAAGCAGGACCGGCAGGACCAGCGATCACGCCGTGTGGCGATGACCTGGCTCAGGCCGCATCACGTGTCTGGTGGCTCATGCGTTCCTGCATGTGGCCGAAGAACTCCTCCGGTGGGGTCATTCCCGCTGTGACTCTGACGAACTCGTCCGAGGCCGAGGGGCTCTGGGACGTGGCGAGGAGCAGCTGCTCCATCTCAGGGGGTGGTGGTTCCATCGTCGCGAACTCGGCTGTGAACTCGTACATGCTCGTGACCTGCGCGTCCCTCGCCTCCTGGGTCGCCCGCATCGCTTCGTCGAAGGGCCGGCGGCCGGTGAGCACGTCGTCGAGTGCGTGGGCGCACCGCTCCGCGTCGCGGAAGGCGTCCTGGATGCCCTGGGCGGTGATCGGGTCCTTCAGGTATCCGGCGTCGCCGACCAGGGCCCAGCCGGGGCCATAGGGTTGGCGGAAGTAGTTGGGGACGGCCGTCCCGACGAACCGTTCGGTCCGCGTGGCCCGCGCGATCCGCTCGGCGAAGGCCGGCGCACGGGCCAGCGTGGCGTGGTAGTTGCCTTCCACGTCGCCGCGCTTGGCTTCGAAGTCACGCATGGGCCAGCCGGTGATGACCATCGCCTGGTCCTCATTGGTGGGCCACGCGGCGAAGGCGCAGTCACCGCGGTCGTAGGCCTCGAACCTTCCGTGCAGGGGCAGCCCGGACCAGTACGTGTAGTAGTAGGCGTTGATCTTCGGCTTTTCCGTGTAGCCGGCGGCACCGGTCGCCTTGGCGACGGACGAGTGGAGTCCGTCCGCGCCCACGGTGATTCGGGCGTGGTCGACGGAAGTGCTGCCGTCCTTGCTGTGGCCCTTGATCCCGGTCACCGTGGGGCCCTCGAACAGGATCTCCTCGACGGTGAAACCCTCGCGCACCTCGGCACCGGCTTCCGCGGCGGCGTCGACGAGGATCTTGTCGAGGACCGTGCGGCGCGGCGCGTACGAGGCGGCGAAGCCGTCTCCGGCCGGGGACCCGACGATGGCGAACGGTCCGAGGTCGTACGAGTAGGTGTCGATGGGCGGACATCCTGTCGCCACGACCCGCTCCAGCAGTCCCCACCGGTCCAGCGCGGCCAGGCCCGGCGGATGGATCAGGTGCGTGGAGATCGTGTCGCTCGGGAACGTGGCCCGGTCGACCAAAAGGACCCGGTGACCGAGTCGGGCCAGAAGCATCGCGGTCGGCGCGCCCGCGCAGCGTGCGCCGACGACGATCACGTCGTGGTGGTGGATTCCGCCGCCGGCTGGGCCGGGCGTGTCGCTCATTGCTCTCACCTGCCGATCGGACGCCTCGCGAGAGGGCGGCCGGCCGGGCGAACCGAAGGTGCCGGCCATCGCCGCTGCACGGTGCACGTCCCTTTCTACGCTAGAACACCTTCGGAACGCGGTCTCGGCGGGCGGGCCCGGACAAGACGGCCGCAACCCCGCGCCGGGCACGGCAGGGCCGAATGCTTCGATCTCACGCTTCGAGGTCGCCGCCGTTCTTGATCCACGTGAAAACACAACCTGCGATGTCCGAGTCCAGCATCACCAGGTCGAAGACGGCACGGTCCGCGCCGGCTCTTCGATCGATCGCGCAGTAGCCCCCACCACCAGGAGCTGCCCTGGAGGAACGATCCGTCATCCCAGGCAGCCGGACGCATTCACGGAAGTGCGGATGGTCGGCTCGCGCGTCGAGGCAGCAGCCCGGTGTAGCGGGTCACGTCCGGCGTCGTTGCTCGTGGTTATGGGCTCGAGGACGCACCAGCCGACTCCCTTGGTCGATTCCTGACCTTCGGCGCTCCCGCACTCGTCCAGGTCGCGTTGAGGGCGTCTGGACTGGTGGTGATCCGGTCCCAGGCACGACGTCGCAACCAGAGCTGAGCCGGGGTTCCTCACGTTCGTGGAGGCGGACGGGAAGGACGCGGCGGCGCCATACCTGAGCCACGGCTGCCGCTCGCAGCGAGCCAACCAGGGCCCCCTCAGAGACTTTCGCCGCCCGCCCCAAAGATCACCCGCCGTTAACGACCGCGTTCCGATGACTTCGGCAAGTCCCCATAGCGTTCACGACGTTCACATCGCTACTAAGGGGTAACATGACTGCTTTCGCTCTCGGAACCCTGACCGCGCTCGCCACCGCGTTCACCCTGACCACCAGCCCCGTGGCCCCAGTCCCCGTCACAGCCGCCGTGGAGACTCCCGCGGTCTTCGACGACGAGGCGGGCGGCAACGCCGACGCCGACGACCCAGCCGTGTGGGTCGACCCCAAGAACCCCGGCCGCAGCATCGTCGTCGGCACGCTGAAGGAGGCCGGTCTCGACGTGTACGGACTCGACGGGCGGCGCCTGCAGCACATTGCGGCGCCAGCGGCCCCCGGCGAGGACGCCAAGCCCGG
This sequence is a window from Streptomyces sp. HUAS YS2. Protein-coding genes within it:
- a CDS encoding helix-turn-helix domain-containing protein, coding for MSTAVRQRVSAPAWQVTRPVRPSRVPGVVLAGLRDRGPAPVDHRLDPHPVLTLALPCGDAAPGIDESTGRQHRGSLVTGLGFGAGGAARVRAANVEWMQVRLSPAIAHAVLSVGPAELESSVVTLDDLWGERRAARLREQLAEAASWEERFALVEAILARLSSAGPAIEPELAWAWDRIIARQGQVRVEGLADELGWSRKRLWSRFHAQLGMPPKRAVKLVRFDRAATRLAGGQEVASVAADCGYADQSHLHRDVLAFTGVTPATVAGGSLVATADMAWMDHVPRLPARWGDAPASRMRCGA
- a CDS encoding NAD(P)/FAD-dependent oxidoreductase; translated protein: MSDTPGPAGGGIHHHDVIVVGARCAGAPTAMLLARLGHRVLLVDRATFPSDTISTHLIHPPGLAALDRWGLLERVVATGCPPIDTYSYDLGPFAIVGSPAGDGFAASYAPRRTVLDKILVDAAAEAGAEVREGFTVEEILFEGPTVTGIKGHSKDGSTSVDHARITVGADGLHSSVAKATGAAGYTEKPKINAYYYTYWSGLPLHGRFEAYDRGDCAFAAWPTNEDQAMVITGWPMRDFEAKRGDVEGNYHATLARAPAFAERIARATRTERFVGTAVPNYFRQPYGPGWALVGDAGYLKDPITAQGIQDAFRDAERCAHALDDVLTGRRPFDEAMRATQEARDAQVTSMYEFTAEFATMEPPPPEMEQLLLATSQSPSASDEFVRVTAGMTPPEEFFGHMQERMSHQTRDAA